In a single window of the bacterium genome:
- a CDS encoding alpha/beta fold hydrolase, producing MNTKSLLPSILFLFFTPCKGASKLPKGYKEIKVKTPDGIKIAFNELNRGKNKVIIICHGINEYKDSPVFTSITREFEEEYDVINMDLRGHGSSGGKCTLTALEPYDLKAVVDYARKTHEKMGVIGFSLGAGTAILETADYKNIDSLILISSFTGILKGNFRFWEKEAFNSVKRHFNDCYKRAKIGNVFLPKNDPIDVIDKISPIPILFLHGTEDWVFDVSHSQKLYEKAKEPKKLIIFENAAHAEDLYTKFPKEFRNICLEWFKETMK from the coding sequence ATGAATACGAAATCTTTATTACCATCAATATTATTTCTATTCTTCACCCCCTGTAAAGGGGCTTCTAAACTTCCAAAAGGATACAAGGAAATTAAAGTCAAAACCCCAGATGGGATTAAAATTGCCTTTAATGAATTGAATAGAGGGAAAAATAAGGTCATTATTATCTGCCATGGGATTAATGAATACAAAGATTCTCCTGTATTTACCAGTATCACCAGGGAATTTGAGGAGGAATATGATGTCATTAATATGGATTTGCGAGGGCATGGTAGCAGTGGGGGTAAATGCACCTTAACCGCATTAGAACCTTATGATTTAAAAGCAGTAGTGGATTATGCCCGCAAAACCCATGAAAAGATGGGTGTGATTGGCTTTTCTCTCGGTGCAGGCACAGCTATTTTGGAAACTGCGGACTATAAAAATATTGATTCTCTTATTCTAATTAGCTCATTTACAGGGATTTTAAAGGGAAATTTCAGATTCTGGGAAAAGGAGGCATTTAATAGTGTAAAAAGACATTTCAATGATTGTTACAAAAGGGCTAAAATCGGAAATGTATTTTTACCCAAAAACGACCCGATAGATGTTATTGATAAAATCTCGCCAATACCCATCCTCTTTTTACACGGAACAGAAGATTGGGTATTTGATGTTTCTCATAGCCAAAAGCTTTATGAAAAGGCTAAAGAACCCAAAAAACTAATTATCTTTGAAAATGCCGCCCATGCGGAAGACTTATATAC